In Ovis aries strain OAR_USU_Benz2616 breed Rambouillet chromosome 17, ARS-UI_Ramb_v3.0, whole genome shotgun sequence, the following proteins share a genomic window:
- the LOC101110539 gene encoding LOW QUALITY PROTEIN: lysosome membrane protein 2-like (The sequence of the model RefSeq protein was modified relative to this genomic sequence to represent the inferred CDS: deleted 1 base in 1 codon; substituted 1 base at 1 genomic stop codon), with translation MEWSQLPLLRELIEALLKAYRQKLFVTHTVDELLWGYKDEILSLISVFKHDVSPYFGLFYGKNGTNDGDYVFLTGEDNYLNFSKIVEWNGKTSLDWWTADECNMINGADGDSFHPLITKDEVLYVFPSDFCRSVXITFSDFESVQGLPALRYKVPAEILANTSDNAGFCIPKGNCLGSGVLNVSVCKNGAPIIISFPHFYQADEKFVSAIEGMHPNKEYHETFVDISPLTGVILRAAKRFQINVYVRKLDDFIETGNIQTLVFLVMYINESVLIDKETASRLKSVINTTLIVTNIPYIIMALGVFFGLIFTWLACRGQGSTDEGTADERAPLIRT, from the exons ATGGAATGGAGCCAGCTGCCCTTACTCCGGGAGCTCATCGAGGCCCTGCTGAAGGCCTATCGGCAgaagctctttgtgacccacacgGTGGATGAACTGCTCTGGGGTTACAAAGATGAAATCTTATCCCTCATCAGCGTTTTCAAACACGACGTCTCTCCCTATTTTGGCTTGTTTTATGGGAAAAATGGGACTAATGACGGAGACTATGTTTTTCTAACTGGAGAAGACAATTACCTTAACTTTTCCAAGATTgtggaatggaatggaaaaacGTCGCTTGACTGGTGGACAGCAGATGAGTGCAATATGATCAACGGAGCAGATGGAGACTCTTTTCACCCA TTAATCACCAAAGATGAAGTCCTTTATGTCTTCCCATCTGATTTTTGCAGGTCAGTGTAAATAACTTTCAGTGACTTTGAGAGTGTCCAGGGACTGCCTGCCTTGAGGTATAAGGTGCCTGCAGAAATATTAGCCAATACCTCAGACAACGCTGGCTTCTGTATACCTAAAGGAAACTGCCTGGGCTCAGGAGTTTTGAATGTCAGCGTCTGCAAGAATGGTGCACCTATTATTATATCTTTCCCACACTTCTACCAGGCAGACGAAAAGTTTGTCTCTGCCATTGAAGGCATGCATCCAAATAAGGAATATCATGAGACGTTTGTGGACATCAGTCCTTTGACTGGAGTTATCCTAAGAGCAGCCAAGAGGTTCCAAATCAACGTTTATGTCAGAAAATTAGATGACTTCATTGAAACAGGAAACATTCAAACCCTGGTTTTCCTAGTGATGTACATCAATGAGAGTGTTCTCATTGATAAAGAGACTGCAAGTCGACTGAAGTCTGTGATTAACACTACTCTGATTGTCACCAACATACCCTACATTATCATGGCACTGGGTGTGTTCTTTGGTCTGATCTTCACCTGGCTTGCGTGCAGAGGACAGGGATCCACAGATGAGGGAACTGCAGATGAAAGAGCGCCCCTCATACGAACCTAA